In the Verrucomicrobiia bacterium genome, one interval contains:
- a CDS encoding DNA photolyase — protein sequence MKTYRPQKIYIERRAAGFALTRNILARLPEVPVEEVEDARALQEKIRLQPDAIGAGKRALLLAYDPGRSFKPFPESEQYLSCDYFTLHLAEGCDLECSYCILQAYLTNPLITVFVNVEEILAGLEATLNENPGQFFRIGTGQLTDSLSLDPITGLTEILVPFFAGRENAILELKTKSNQIGNLLRLSSRGKTIVSWSLNSAAVQKEEEHKTATLDERLEAAEQICRMTDHRVGFHFDPLIDYPGWEKDYEAIAEELFARIPAEKIAWISLGCLRFMPSLKPIMDERFPKSTLAQAEWVRGMDGKMRYFKPRRVEMYRRMSAMIAARAPQVTQYLSMESPEVWKLVFGGEHSKESVCRLLDGSARKAAAEINASPNAGASPRA from the coding sequence ATGAAGACTTACCGCCCGCAGAAAATCTACATCGAACGCCGCGCGGCCGGATTTGCGCTGACGCGGAATATTCTGGCGCGTTTGCCGGAGGTGCCCGTCGAGGAAGTTGAAGACGCGCGGGCCTTGCAGGAAAAAATTCGCCTGCAGCCGGATGCAATCGGCGCGGGAAAACGCGCGCTGCTTCTTGCCTACGATCCCGGCCGTTCTTTCAAGCCGTTCCCGGAATCCGAGCAATATCTTTCCTGCGATTATTTCACGCTGCACCTCGCGGAAGGCTGCGATCTCGAATGCAGCTACTGCATCCTGCAGGCGTACCTGACCAATCCGCTCATCACGGTTTTTGTGAACGTGGAAGAAATCCTCGCGGGCCTCGAGGCAACGCTGAACGAGAATCCCGGCCAGTTTTTCCGCATCGGCACGGGCCAGCTCACCGATTCCCTTTCACTTGATCCCATTACGGGCCTCACGGAAATCCTGGTCCCGTTTTTTGCCGGGCGGGAGAACGCGATTCTCGAGCTCAAAACTAAAAGCAACCAGATCGGAAACCTGCTGCGGCTTTCGAGCCGCGGAAAGACGATCGTGTCCTGGTCGTTGAACTCCGCCGCGGTCCAGAAAGAAGAAGAGCACAAGACCGCGACGCTGGATGAACGCCTGGAAGCCGCGGAACAGATCTGCCGCATGACCGATCACCGCGTGGGCTTTCACTTTGATCCCTTGATTGATTATCCGGGCTGGGAAAAAGATTACGAGGCCATCGCGGAAGAACTCTTCGCCCGGATTCCCGCGGAGAAAATCGCGTGGATCAGCCTGGGGTGCCTGCGGTTCATGCCGTCGTTGAAACCGATCATGGACGAACGGTTCCCGAAATCAACCCTGGCCCAGGCCGAATGGGTGCGCGGCATGGACGGAAAGATGCGCTATTTCAAGCCGCGGCGCGTGGAAATGTACCGCCGCATGTCGGCGATGATCGCAGCGCGAGCGCCGCAAGTCACGCAGTATTTATCCATGGAATCGCCGGAGGTGTGGAAACTCGTGTTTGGAGGCGAACATTCGAAGGAATCCGTGTGCCGGCTTCTCGATGGTTCCGCGCGGAAGGCCGCCGCGGAAATTAATGCATCGCCAAATGCGGGCGCCAGTCCGCGGGCATGA
- a CDS encoding biotin--[acetyl-CoA-carboxylase] ligase: protein MFEFTLEHYPELDSTNSLALDYARKGKPEGLVISADHQTAGRGKPGNDWLSPAGKNLLFSLLIRPPITAAQAPMITQLACRSVAKVLKDACGIDSEFKRPNDILVKGRKICGILTESMSQASGSLEAVVIGIGLNVNALTQELLATATSIVEETGKTQDLEALKIKILEQMKNDLQVLYAHSA, encoded by the coding sequence ATGTTTGAATTCACCCTAGAACATTATCCTGAGCTTGATTCCACCAATTCTCTGGCGCTTGACTACGCCCGCAAGGGAAAGCCCGAAGGCCTGGTGATTTCAGCGGACCATCAGACCGCCGGACGCGGCAAACCGGGCAACGACTGGCTTTCGCCCGCGGGAAAAAACCTGCTGTTCTCGCTGCTGATCCGCCCGCCTATCACGGCGGCGCAGGCGCCCATGATCACGCAGCTCGCGTGCCGGTCCGTGGCGAAAGTCCTGAAGGATGCGTGCGGAATAGATTCCGAATTCAAAAGGCCGAACGACATTCTGGTGAAGGGCCGGAAAATCTGCGGGATCTTGACCGAATCCATGTCCCAGGCGTCAGGAAGTTTGGAAGCTGTCGTAATCGGCATCGGGTTAAACGTGAATGCCCTGACCCAGGAACTGCTTGCGACCGCCACATCCATCGTGGAAGAAACCGGCAAAACGCAGGACCTCGAAGCTTTGAAGATAAAAATTCTCGAACAAATGAAAAATGACTTGCAGGTTCTCTATGCTCATTCTGCTTGA
- the alr gene encoding alanine racemase, whose translation MPQLVESLQKSHSTWIEIHTDNLVRNLEAIKHLQRAETQVMAVIKANAYGHGLIGAARALAPHVNYLGVSSIREVLELRENKIDSPAFLLSRPLPHEVSSVLLDGVTLSISSFEEASHISELSAGMNRKTTVHIKVDTGMGRLGIPFGEAMKTIEKIAELPGLELEGIFTHFPSAEQSDGFTEKQLHDFSLLIQALEHKQIHFSLRHAANSAGSVKLNTPVLNMIRPGLMLYGVYPHPDLRRAVMLSPVLSLKSRIVSLKRLHPGQSAGYGRHFVAEKPTTIAILPMGYSQGYPVRASWEGQVLFQGERLPLAGRVSMDYLAVNLGDRRAKVGDELTLVGREMDSSVTVEDLAEWAGTIPYEILTGFTSTIPRLYF comes from the coding sequence ATGCCCCAGCTTGTTGAATCACTGCAAAAATCGCACAGCACCTGGATTGAGATCCATACGGACAACCTCGTCCGCAATCTCGAAGCCATCAAGCACCTTCAGCGCGCCGAAACCCAGGTCATGGCCGTCATCAAGGCGAATGCTTACGGACACGGCCTGATCGGCGCCGCGCGCGCTCTGGCGCCGCACGTGAATTATCTCGGCGTTTCTTCGATCCGCGAAGTTTTGGAGCTGCGGGAAAATAAAATCGACTCGCCGGCCTTTCTTCTGTCCCGGCCCTTGCCGCATGAAGTTTCGTCCGTCCTTCTCGACGGTGTCACGCTCAGCATCTCCAGTTTCGAAGAAGCATCCCACATCTCCGAGCTTTCGGCGGGCATGAACCGGAAAACTACGGTGCACATCAAAGTCGATACCGGCATGGGCCGCCTGGGCATCCCCTTCGGCGAAGCGATGAAGACCATTGAGAAAATCGCCGAGCTTCCGGGGCTGGAACTTGAAGGCATTTTCACGCATTTTCCGTCCGCGGAGCAAAGCGACGGCTTCACGGAAAAGCAACTTCACGACTTCTCCCTTCTCATCCAGGCGCTCGAGCACAAGCAGATCCATTTTTCCCTGCGCCATGCCGCGAACAGCGCGGGCAGCGTGAAACTGAACACGCCGGTCCTCAACATGATCCGGCCGGGGCTCATGCTTTATGGTGTCTACCCGCATCCCGACCTGCGGCGGGCGGTCATGCTGTCGCCGGTCTTGTCGCTCAAGTCCCGCATCGTGTCGCTGAAACGTTTGCACCCCGGCCAAAGCGCCGGCTATGGCCGCCATTTCGTGGCGGAAAAGCCTACGACCATCGCCATCTTACCCATGGGCTACAGCCAGGGCTATCCCGTGCGCGCATCTTGGGAGGGCCAAGTGTTATTTCAAGGCGAACGCCTGCCGCTCGCGGGCCGCGTTTCCATGGACTATCTAGCCGTTAATCTCGGAGACCGGCGTGCGAAAGTCGGCGATGAGCTCACGCTGGTCGGCCGGGAAATGGATTCTTCCGTGACCGTGGAAGATCTGGCGGAATGGGCGGGTACGATTCCTTACGAAATTCTGACCGGCTTCACTTCCACGATTCCCAGGCTCTATTTTTAA
- the tsaB gene encoding tRNA (adenosine(37)-N6)-threonylcarbamoyltransferase complex dimerization subunit type 1 TsaB, whose protein sequence is MTAKTKAPVLALETSSPILGVAVRAGDGRIIEETLEGYSKHAENLLPMIEQALKKAGLAVEDIGTFLIGRGPGSFTGLRVGFATLKAFRILSSKPCLGALSLDIIAEAVPCGDLSHLGVCLDAHRDKIYTRLYKKTGAAWQPAAAPKLTHFNDWMKEWPGPLYLAGNALTAYKEVLEKAENDRAVPLPETYAVPRAASLIRIFEKNSSVLTQLETPHDFVPYYLRLSEAEERAGHHAPAC, encoded by the coding sequence ATGACGGCGAAGACAAAAGCCCCCGTGCTTGCCCTGGAAACCTCAAGCCCCATTCTCGGCGTGGCCGTTCGCGCCGGGGACGGCCGGATCATCGAAGAGACCCTGGAAGGTTATTCCAAGCACGCGGAGAACCTGCTTCCCATGATCGAGCAGGCCTTGAAGAAAGCCGGCCTTGCCGTGGAGGACATCGGTACGTTTCTCATCGGGCGCGGACCCGGCTCCTTTACCGGGCTTCGCGTGGGTTTTGCGACGCTGAAGGCCTTCCGCATCCTCTCTTCAAAACCGTGCCTGGGCGCTCTCAGCCTGGACATCATTGCCGAGGCCGTGCCTTGCGGAGATCTTTCCCATCTGGGCGTTTGCCTGGACGCGCACCGGGATAAAATCTACACGCGGCTCTATAAAAAAACGGGCGCTGCCTGGCAGCCGGCCGCGGCGCCCAAGCTGACGCATTTCAACGATTGGATGAAGGAATGGCCCGGACCGCTTTATCTTGCCGGGAACGCATTGACGGCTTATAAGGAAGTCCTGGAAAAAGCCGAAAATGATAGAGCGGTCCCGCTTCCCGAAACTTATGCCGTCCCGCGGGCCGCGAGCCTCATTCGCATTTTTGAGAAAAACAGTTCCGTCCTGACCCAACTCGAAACGCCGCACGATTTCGTTCCCTATTATCTGCGGCTTTCGGAAGCCGAAGAACGCGCAGGCCATCATGCCCCAGCTTGTTGA
- a CDS encoding type III pantothenate kinase, whose translation MLILLDIGNTSVTYGLHQKGHLKAFGSVLFDDIPKKFKNWVARGESQGISVVLSSVVPKNTQKLKKMISRYPQVELFIAGKDLPVEIKHNYKNFKQLGIDRKVNVYGAVRLYEAPLLVIDFGTAITLDYISKQDVFKGGMIIPGPGLAFQALIQRAALIPSSLRLPQKARKFLGRNTYDCISSGVLEGYGAMIDGLVQRFKSKLGNDLKVLATGGFSTSLQRYAKSFDIVDPQLSVKSLHLLFRNRHWTRA comes from the coding sequence ATGCTCATTCTGCTTGATATCGGAAATACGTCGGTCACCTACGGCCTTCATCAAAAAGGCCATCTGAAGGCTTTCGGCTCTGTCCTTTTTGACGATATCCCAAAAAAATTCAAAAATTGGGTAGCTCGTGGGGAATCTCAAGGAATCAGTGTAGTTTTAAGCTCTGTTGTCCCAAAAAATACCCAGAAATTGAAAAAGATGATTTCTCGTTATCCGCAGGTCGAACTCTTTATCGCGGGCAAAGATCTGCCGGTGGAGATCAAGCACAACTACAAGAATTTCAAGCAGTTAGGCATCGACCGCAAGGTCAATGTTTACGGCGCGGTCCGGCTTTATGAGGCGCCCTTGCTGGTCATCGACTTCGGGACCGCCATCACGCTGGACTACATCTCCAAACAGGATGTCTTTAAAGGCGGGATGATTATTCCAGGTCCCGGCCTGGCTTTCCAGGCCTTGATCCAGCGCGCCGCCCTGATTCCCAGCAGCCTCCGGCTTCCCCAAAAAGCCCGGAAGTTTTTGGGTCGGAACACCTACGACTGTATCAGCTCCGGTGTGCTGGAAGGTTACGGGGCCATGATTGACGGCCTGGTCCAACGGTTTAAGTCCAAGTTGGGAAACGACTTAAAAGTCCTGGCTACCGGCGGTTTCAGCACTTCCCTCCAGCGCTACGCCAAGTCCTTCGATATCGTGGATCCCCAGCTCTCCGTCAAATCCCTGCACCTGCTCTTCCGCAACCGGCATTGGACGCGGGCCTGA
- the groES gene encoding co-chaperone GroES, with protein MKIKPLGDRILVEILESEEKTRGGIILPDTAKEEKSEGKVVAVGSGKVLDSGKVQPVEVKKGDRVLFGKWGGDDITIDGKKHKILKESDVLAVYEG; from the coding sequence ATGAAGATTAAACCCTTGGGCGACAGAATCCTGGTTGAGATTTTGGAATCGGAAGAAAAAACCAGAGGCGGCATCATCCTTCCCGACACGGCGAAAGAAGAAAAGTCGGAAGGCAAAGTCGTCGCGGTCGGAAGCGGCAAAGTCCTGGATTCCGGAAAAGTGCAGCCGGTCGAAGTGAAGAAGGGCGACCGCGTTCTTTTCGGCAAATGGGGCGGAGACGACATCACGATCGACGGCAAGAAGCACAAGATCCTCAAAGAGAGCGACGTGCTCGCCGTTTACGAAGGTTAA
- the groL gene encoding chaperonin GroEL (60 kDa chaperone family; promotes refolding of misfolded polypeptides especially under stressful conditions; forms two stacked rings of heptamers to form a barrel-shaped 14mer; ends can be capped by GroES; misfolded proteins enter the barrel where they are refolded when GroES binds) translates to MGAKQILFDEEARRAIQRGVDQLANAVKVTLGPKGRNVVLEKKFGSPTITKDGVSVAKEIELDDPYENMGAQMVKEVASKTSDSAGDGTTTATVLAQAIYREGLKNVTAGANPMALKRGIEKAVETVVEELGNLSKTIGKDKKEIAQVATIAANSDSTIGDLIAEAMDKVGKDGVITVEEAKSTSTTLDVVEGMQFDQGYLSPYFVTDSERMEAVLEDVYILIYEKKISAMRDLLPILEATAKASKPLLIVAEEVEGEALATLVVNKIRGTLNVCAVKAPGYGDRRKAMLEDIAVLSGGKAITEDLGIKLENLTLKDLGRAKRVTVDKENTTIIEGAGKSAEINGRVAQIKRQLEETDSEYDREKLQERLAKIAGGVAVIHVGAATETEMKEKKARVEDALHATRAAVEEGIVPGGGVALLRASAAIENLKVKGDEKVGADIIRRALQEPLRQLAENAGEEGSVVVQRVLSEKATVGYDASTGEYKDLIAAGIIDPKKVTRSALQNAASVSALLLTTEALITELPTEDEKMPPMPPGGMGGMGGMGGF, encoded by the coding sequence ATGGGAGCAAAACAGATTCTTTTTGATGAAGAAGCTCGGCGCGCGATCCAGCGCGGCGTGGACCAGCTTGCCAATGCGGTGAAGGTCACGCTCGGCCCCAAGGGACGCAACGTCGTCCTCGAGAAAAAGTTCGGGTCGCCGACGATTACCAAAGACGGCGTTTCCGTCGCGAAGGAAATCGAACTGGACGATCCGTATGAAAACATGGGCGCCCAGATGGTGAAAGAAGTCGCGTCCAAGACGTCCGACTCCGCCGGTGACGGCACGACGACCGCCACGGTCCTCGCCCAGGCGATTTACCGCGAAGGTCTGAAGAACGTGACCGCCGGCGCAAACCCGATGGCGCTCAAGCGCGGCATCGAAAAAGCCGTGGAAACGGTTGTCGAAGAACTTGGTAATCTCTCCAAGACGATCGGTAAAGACAAGAAAGAAATCGCCCAAGTGGCGACGATCGCCGCGAATTCCGACTCCACGATCGGCGACCTGATTGCCGAAGCCATGGACAAGGTCGGCAAAGACGGCGTCATCACGGTCGAAGAAGCAAAGAGCACCTCCACCACGCTCGATGTGGTCGAGGGTATGCAGTTCGACCAGGGTTACCTCTCCCCGTACTTTGTGACCGATTCAGAAAGAATGGAAGCGGTTCTCGAAGACGTTTACATCCTCATTTACGAAAAGAAAATCTCCGCCATGCGCGACCTGCTTCCGATCCTGGAAGCGACCGCGAAGGCTTCCAAGCCGCTGCTCATCGTGGCTGAAGAAGTCGAAGGCGAAGCGCTTGCGACCTTGGTCGTGAACAAGATCCGCGGCACGCTGAATGTCTGCGCCGTGAAAGCGCCGGGCTACGGTGACCGCCGCAAGGCCATGCTGGAAGACATTGCGGTTCTCTCCGGCGGCAAGGCCATCACCGAAGACCTCGGCATCAAGCTCGAGAACCTCACGCTGAAAGACCTGGGCCGCGCCAAACGCGTGACCGTGGACAAGGAAAACACCACGATCATCGAAGGCGCCGGCAAAAGCGCGGAAATCAACGGCCGCGTTGCCCAGATCAAGCGCCAGCTCGAGGAAACGGATTCGGAATACGACCGTGAAAAACTGCAGGAACGCCTGGCGAAGATCGCGGGCGGCGTCGCGGTAATCCATGTCGGCGCGGCGACCGAAACGGAAATGAAGGAAAAGAAGGCCCGCGTCGAAGACGCGCTCCACGCGACCCGCGCGGCCGTCGAAGAAGGCATCGTGCCCGGCGGCGGCGTTGCGCTGCTCCGCGCGAGCGCTGCGATCGAGAACCTGAAGGTGAAGGGCGACGAAAAAGTCGGCGCCGACATCATCAGGCGCGCCCTTCAGGAACCTCTCCGCCAGCTGGCCGAAAATGCCGGCGAAGAAGGCTCGGTGGTGGTCCAGCGGGTTCTCTCGGAGAAAGCCACGGTCGGTTATGACGCGTCGACGGGCGAGTACAAAGACCTGATCGCCGCCGGCATCATCGATCCGAAGAAAGTGACCCGCAGCGCCCTTCAGAATGCCGCGAGCGTTTCCGCGCTCCTTCTCACGACCGAAGCTCTCATCACCGAGCTTCCGACCGAAGATGAAAAAATGCCTCCGATGCCTCCGGGCGGAATGGGTGGCATGGGCGGTATGGGCGGTTTCTAA